One Phaeobacter sp. G2 genomic window carries:
- a CDS encoding SMC-Scp complex subunit ScpB, whose translation MAKDGPEAELDRDLTDLPPELRWREWMRRIEAVLFASASPVPREDLTRVVGQGASVDLLVEDLAADLEGRAFEIAQVAGGWMFRTRPVYAPAIRAAADVGDQLLDLSEFDVAVLAAIAYHQPITRDGLKDIFGKEISRDLIGRLHARNLIGTGPRSPRRGAPYTFVTTEQFLVAFGLESLRDLPDREQLVDAGVVGAAEPGTL comes from the coding sequence ATGGCAAAGGATGGCCCTGAAGCCGAGCTTGACCGCGATTTGACTGACTTGCCACCGGAGCTGCGCTGGCGGGAATGGATGCGCCGGATAGAGGCGGTGCTCTTTGCCTCTGCATCGCCGGTGCCGCGCGAAGACCTGACGCGGGTCGTGGGGCAGGGGGCCTCGGTTGACCTGCTCGTCGAGGACCTCGCCGCCGATCTGGAGGGGCGGGCCTTCGAGATCGCCCAGGTCGCCGGCGGCTGGATGTTCCGGACGCGACCCGTCTACGCGCCCGCGATCCGCGCTGCGGCAGATGTCGGCGACCAACTGCTGGACTTGAGTGAATTCGACGTCGCGGTCCTGGCCGCTATCGCCTACCACCAGCCGATAACCCGCGACGGACTCAAGGACATCTTCGGCAAGGAAATCAGTCGCGATCTGATCGGGCGGCTGCACGCACGCAACCTGATCGGGACCGGGCCAAGGTCACCCCGGCGAGGGGCCCCCTATACCTTCGTCACCACCGAGCAGTTCCTTGTCGCCTTTGGGTTGGAAAGCCTGCGCGATCTTCCCGATCGGGAGCAGCTGGTGGACGCAGGCGTGGTAGGTGCAGCTGAGCCGGGTACCCTGTAA
- a CDS encoding AAA family ATPase — MHLSRIVIENFRNFSKLDVALDGNVVVVGENKVGKSNLMHALRLLFDPSLPDSARELGLADFWDGLGGLKEDDKIVIGVEIEEFDTDLDILALLTDFRLDDDPDTVRLTYECRARPGLGRAPTSDDDLEFICFGGESETKRFGHDLRRRLTMDLLPALRDAEGDLAAWRRSPLRPLIEEAFADIDQADLDEIGEAIEEATEKLTAFPSVGDLEKDLGQLFAAMSGPKQDVKPRLGFGATDVTRLFRNIRLLIDDGRRSINDASLGSANIMFLSLKMLELSRLIAENHRDHTLLAIEEPEAHLHPHLQRSVYRHLFKSVDNPDQQKQMSVLLTSHSPHIASVAPLRSILLLKEKADEGTTGCSTASIRLTDDEVDDLTRYLDVTRAEMLFARGIILVEGDAEKFLVPLFAEALGCSLDMLGITVCSVAGTNFTPYAKFLTSLDIPFSIITDWDPMPKSKSLAVNRGIKLAVAIERARTKKIPRALAKELEDIAENKDEDDLADRFEDFGIYTNIRTLETDLYEDGFAADILDTLNEGKWSKARQAQVDAWIADHDSIDHDQMLKLIDVVGKGRFAQRLASKIEGRKPPRYIEDAIRHVVKRV, encoded by the coding sequence ATGCACTTATCACGGATTGTGATTGAGAACTTTCGGAATTTTTCAAAACTGGACGTAGCCCTCGATGGAAACGTTGTTGTGGTTGGCGAAAACAAGGTCGGCAAAAGCAACCTGATGCATGCCCTCCGGTTGCTGTTTGATCCCTCTCTGCCCGACAGCGCCCGTGAACTTGGCCTCGCCGATTTCTGGGACGGCCTTGGGGGCCTGAAAGAAGACGACAAGATAGTCATTGGTGTCGAAATCGAAGAATTTGACACTGACCTCGATATCCTTGCTCTACTCACGGACTTCCGCCTCGACGATGACCCCGACACGGTCCGCCTGACCTACGAATGTCGCGCACGACCGGGATTGGGCCGTGCGCCAACATCGGATGACGACCTGGAGTTCATTTGTTTCGGCGGCGAAAGCGAGACGAAACGTTTCGGCCATGACCTCCGCCGCCGCCTGACCATGGACCTGTTGCCAGCTCTTCGTGACGCCGAAGGTGATCTCGCGGCGTGGCGCCGATCGCCTCTACGCCCGCTCATCGAGGAAGCTTTCGCCGACATCGACCAGGCAGATCTTGATGAGATCGGTGAAGCAATCGAGGAAGCTACCGAAAAATTGACGGCGTTCCCGAGTGTCGGGGATCTTGAGAAAGACCTCGGACAACTCTTTGCAGCCATGAGCGGCCCCAAGCAGGATGTCAAACCACGGCTTGGCTTTGGCGCCACCGATGTCACACGCCTTTTTCGCAACATAAGGCTGCTGATCGATGACGGCAGGCGGTCCATCAATGACGCAAGTCTGGGCTCGGCCAACATCATGTTCCTGAGCCTCAAGATGCTGGAACTGAGCAGGCTGATTGCGGAGAACCATCGCGATCATACGCTATTGGCCATCGAAGAACCTGAAGCCCACCTTCACCCGCATTTGCAACGATCAGTTTATCGCCACCTTTTTAAGTCAGTTGATAATCCTGATCAGCAGAAGCAAATGTCAGTGCTACTGACTTCGCACTCGCCGCATATTGCCAGCGTTGCCCCGTTGCGTTCCATTCTCTTGCTCAAAGAGAAAGCTGACGAGGGCACGACCGGCTGCTCTACAGCGTCGATAAGACTGACAGATGATGAGGTCGACGATCTCACGCGGTATCTGGATGTGACGCGTGCTGAGATGCTTTTCGCCCGCGGTATCATTTTGGTCGAAGGCGACGCAGAAAAATTCCTTGTCCCACTCTTCGCTGAGGCTCTTGGCTGTTCGCTCGATATGCTCGGAATTACCGTGTGCTCAGTCGCCGGGACAAATTTCACGCCCTATGCGAAATTTTTGACCTCCCTGGACATTCCCTTCTCGATCATTACAGATTGGGATCCAATGCCGAAGAGCAAATCCTTGGCCGTAAATCGAGGAATCAAACTTGCGGTCGCGATCGAGCGCGCCAGAACAAAAAAAATCCCAAGAGCGCTCGCAAAGGAATTGGAAGACATCGCCGAAAACAAGGATGAAGACGATCTCGCAGATCGCTTCGAAGATTTCGGCATTTATACGAACATCCGCACTCTTGAGACAGATCTGTACGAAGACGGGTTCGCAGCTGACATTCTCGACACGCTCAACGAAGGAAAATGGAGCAAGGCGAGACAAGCGCAGGTCGATGCCTGGATTGCTGATCACGACAGTATCGACCACGACCAGATGCTCAAGCTGATCGATGTGGTTGGGAAAGGGCGCTTTGCACAACGCCTTGCCTCTAAAATCGAAGGACGAAAGCCCCCGCGCTATATCGAAGATGCTATCCGACATGTGGTGAAACGTGTCTGA
- a CDS encoding Fic family protein produces MPSDQQVLFSGPRTVFQERRLPETATLAGYSALIDAYRLSVPLPRKLSATGNHHRVVEDEVWRILTPRHAPSADLDGHLTFALKYEGLDLAVLAKLFAATGPDGIVDIVRKKPTGSYARRIWFLFEWLTGSRLNLPDAEGGRYVPVVDPDQQFATEGENAPRYRVKNNLPGTRDFCPLVFRTQKLDEFIAMDLASRARAVIADVPRDLLARTAAFLLLKDSRSSYEIEGERPPQDRIQRWGRAIGEAGRQPLDRDELLRLQRIVIGDARFIKLGFRDEGGFVGEHDRETRMPLPDHISARHEDLPSLTDGMIAFNHGASRHSDPIVSAAILAFGFVYIHPFEDGNGRLHRYLIHHVLAERGFNPPGVVFPVSAAILERIGEYRTVLESYSARLLPLIEWEPTEKFNVRVLNDTGDFYRFFDATPHAEFLYSCVQKTIEEDLPYETAFLRSYDAFRSQVEAIVDMPDRTIDLLFRFLQQNGGTLSRRARTNEFKALTDDETARIEHVFAEIMV; encoded by the coding sequence ATGCCATCGGACCAACAGGTACTTTTTTCGGGCCCGAGAACCGTTTTTCAGGAGCGTCGCCTTCCTGAGACCGCCACCTTGGCAGGCTACAGCGCACTGATTGACGCCTACAGATTGTCTGTGCCACTGCCCCGCAAACTTTCGGCAACTGGGAACCATCACCGGGTCGTTGAGGATGAGGTTTGGCGCATCCTGACGCCGCGCCACGCCCCGAGTGCAGACTTAGATGGCCACCTCACCTTCGCTCTCAAATACGAAGGGCTTGATCTTGCTGTCCTCGCGAAGCTGTTTGCGGCCACCGGGCCTGATGGCATTGTTGACATCGTGCGCAAAAAGCCGACCGGCAGCTACGCAAGGCGCATCTGGTTTTTGTTTGAATGGCTAACGGGAAGCCGACTGAATCTGCCAGATGCAGAGGGCGGTCGCTACGTGCCTGTCGTTGATCCCGACCAACAGTTCGCGACGGAAGGGGAAAACGCTCCCCGATATCGCGTTAAAAATAATCTGCCGGGAACCAGAGACTTCTGCCCGCTGGTCTTTCGCACGCAAAAGCTAGACGAGTTCATCGCGATGGACCTGGCCAGTCGAGCCCGCGCGGTCATCGCCGACGTCCCCCGGGACTTGCTCGCTCGGACGGCTGCCTTCCTTCTACTCAAAGACTCACGTTCCAGCTACGAGATCGAAGGCGAGCGTCCGCCACAAGACCGAATTCAGCGTTGGGGCCGTGCGATCGGCGAGGCCGGTCGCCAGCCGCTCGACCGCGATGAGCTGCTACGACTGCAACGGATCGTCATAGGTGATGCCCGGTTCATCAAGCTGGGTTTCCGCGACGAGGGCGGTTTTGTTGGCGAGCATGACCGCGAAACAAGGATGCCGTTGCCTGATCATATAAGTGCCCGGCATGAAGATCTTCCGTCCCTGACTGACGGGATGATCGCTTTTAATCACGGTGCGTCTCGGCACTCTGACCCGATCGTGTCCGCTGCAATCCTCGCATTCGGTTTTGTCTACATACACCCGTTTGAAGACGGTAACGGCCGGCTGCACCGCTACCTGATCCACCATGTTCTGGCGGAACGCGGCTTCAACCCACCAGGGGTGGTCTTTCCGGTGTCCGCCGCGATCCTAGAACGCATAGGTGAGTATAGAACGGTTCTTGAGAGCTATTCAGCACGACTGCTGCCGCTAATCGAGTGGGAGCCGACGGAGAAATTCAACGTTCGGGTCTTGAACGACACAGGCGATTTCTACCGCTTCTTCGACGCGACGCCACACGCAGAATTCCTCTATTCATGCGTCCAAAAGACAATCGAAGAAGACCTGCCGTACGAGACAGCATTCCTTCGAAGTTACGATGCATTCCGCAGCCAGGTCGAAGCCATTGTTGATATGCCTGACCGCACCATCGATCTGTTGTTTCGCTTCCTTCAACAGAACGGAGGCACCCTGTCGCGTCGCGCCCGAACCAATGAGTTCAAGGCATTGACCGACGACGAAACGGCACGAATCGAGCACGTCTTTGCAGAAATTATGGTTTAG
- a CDS encoding Mu transposase C-terminal domain-containing protein, whose amino-acid sequence MVNERLAKHRAAVLRPILELEKRGEPISAAIGDAAWELGLAKSHTWSLYRRLRENDARATALELDRRGPKPGSKRIAEDVEIIIDESLRRYYLVRERSSFLRIWREIRAECEAKGFQPPTRRTVKARLDAMDKREVFRKRRGAEAADKVFAARPGRLEVSAPLEVVQIDHTTSDITLVDHVNRRPLARPYLTVAIDVASRIVLGVHVTFDEPSVLSIALCLDHCVRRKSVHVPGTLEEVIWPTAGIPKAIHVDNAQEFHSDAFRMACEDWGITVEYRPLGGKHYGGHVERLIGTTMGAVHVLPGTTHSSIVEKGDYDSEKHAALTLIEFEDWLHLEICRYHNTVHEALGRTPLAAWADMGGDTAGRQVVDIEAFRTSFLPFEWRQLGRTGITLFGVNYWSDAFASLVGRGQGKVQVKYDPRDLSQIWVITDDGRVISARYRDLSHPRISLWESRRARKEWHDKHGGRINERVLFQLIDAQRRLAEAARQKTRTARLEDERGARLPRHQPRRDPSREMFAIDTGNPDLPTYEIDEFNDPRRKN is encoded by the coding sequence GTGGTAAACGAGCGTCTTGCGAAACACCGTGCGGCGGTTCTTCGGCCGATCCTGGAGCTTGAGAAGAGAGGTGAGCCGATCAGCGCGGCTATCGGAGATGCCGCTTGGGAACTGGGCTTGGCGAAAAGCCACACATGGTCGCTCTACCGACGTCTGAGAGAGAACGATGCACGTGCCACGGCGTTGGAGTTGGACCGTCGCGGGCCGAAACCGGGATCGAAACGGATTGCTGAAGACGTCGAAATCATCATCGATGAGAGCCTGCGAAGATACTATCTGGTCCGCGAGCGCTCGAGCTTTCTTCGCATCTGGCGCGAGATCCGTGCCGAATGCGAGGCGAAGGGGTTTCAGCCCCCGACCCGGAGAACGGTCAAGGCACGTCTAGACGCTATGGATAAGCGAGAGGTCTTCCGGAAACGGCGCGGAGCAGAGGCGGCTGACAAGGTCTTTGCCGCGCGTCCTGGCCGACTTGAAGTTTCAGCCCCGCTGGAAGTCGTTCAGATCGATCATACAACTTCGGACATCACGTTGGTCGATCACGTCAATCGACGGCCGCTTGCGCGCCCCTATCTGACGGTGGCCATCGACGTCGCGAGCCGGATCGTTCTCGGGGTCCATGTCACTTTCGATGAGCCATCTGTCTTGTCGATCGCCTTGTGTCTCGATCACTGTGTGCGCCGGAAATCGGTGCACGTCCCTGGAACACTGGAAGAGGTGATTTGGCCGACGGCCGGCATTCCTAAGGCGATCCACGTCGACAATGCGCAGGAGTTCCACAGTGACGCCTTTAGAATGGCCTGCGAAGATTGGGGCATTACTGTCGAGTATCGTCCGCTTGGCGGCAAACACTATGGCGGTCATGTCGAACGGCTGATCGGAACGACCATGGGTGCCGTTCATGTGCTGCCCGGGACTACGCATTCCTCAATCGTCGAGAAGGGCGACTATGACAGTGAGAAGCATGCGGCCCTGACACTGATCGAGTTTGAGGATTGGCTTCATCTGGAAATCTGCCGATACCACAATACGGTTCACGAAGCTCTCGGACGAACGCCGCTTGCGGCATGGGCGGACATGGGCGGGGATACTGCGGGACGGCAGGTCGTCGACATAGAAGCCTTTCGGACAAGCTTCCTGCCATTCGAGTGGCGCCAGCTCGGACGCACTGGGATCACGCTTTTCGGGGTCAATTACTGGAGTGATGCCTTCGCGTCGTTGGTCGGACGCGGGCAGGGTAAGGTACAGGTGAAATACGATCCGCGAGACTTGTCGCAGATCTGGGTCATCACCGATGATGGCCGCGTGATCTCGGCCCGGTACCGGGATCTCAGCCACCCGCGTATATCGCTTTGGGAAAGTCGGCGGGCGCGGAAAGAATGGCATGATAAACATGGTGGCCGGATCAACGAGCGGGTCCTATTCCAATTGATTGACGCGCAGCGGCGGCTGGCTGAGGCAGCGCGCCAAAAGACGCGGACTGCCCGGTTGGAAGACGAAAGAGGTGCTCGGCTTCCCCGGCACCAACCGCGCCGCGATCCATCGCGCGAAATGTTCGCGATTGATACAGGCAACCCTGATCTGCCAACCTATGAGATTGATGAGTTTAATGACCCCAGAAGAAAGAATTGA
- a CDS encoding ATP-dependent helicase, which yields MSDASIYLKAAEDLRANPAQWAAYESKGHCVVLAGPGSGKTKTLTVKLARLLAEDIQEPRGLACITYNNECARELETRLSALGIEAGRRAFIGTVHSFSLTQIVLPYAKAADMGLPDEFCVATRAERRQALETAYRKVIGGRDNPQQLDFTMGTYRRSILNRSSAEWRETDPEMAALVEAFEAELRAMGRIDFDDMPLLAVRALREHEWLQRAILAKYPVLVVDEYQDLGRALHRMVMGLCFSTGMKLFAVGDADQSIYEFNGANPQLLRELAARDDVECVRLRLNYRSGSKIVEASNFALGEARDYKALDDAEEGTVYFHPQQGSYEHQAAEAFRTVIADIAKRHPDLEPGDIAILYPAAWLGDKVAEVAQQVGLSVIRTDTNAIYPRASRLMRWLESCAKWCSGGWQTGSPRFNHLVNEGARLFAEEINTPEMRLAFQRALMQCLWSRRDGTLVLRKWLSDVRAAIIKDLMVKCRSMKDEGETLDTFIARTQPGKDCEDMTVSQFAGQSEGNDSLHLSTLHSAKGREFPIVIMFGMDQGSIPRNNSTASQKLEARRLFYVGFTRAKSEVHIMHSISRPSPFVTELAARLDQ from the coding sequence GTGTCTGACGCGTCCATCTACCTGAAAGCTGCCGAAGATCTACGGGCCAACCCTGCACAATGGGCAGCCTACGAATCCAAGGGACACTGTGTTGTCCTTGCTGGGCCAGGTAGCGGGAAGACAAAGACCTTGACCGTCAAGTTGGCACGTCTTCTGGCCGAAGATATTCAGGAGCCACGGGGCCTCGCCTGCATCACCTACAACAATGAATGCGCCCGGGAGCTCGAAACCAGACTATCAGCGCTCGGCATTGAGGCCGGAAGAAGAGCGTTTATTGGGACTGTCCACTCCTTCTCCCTTACACAGATCGTCCTACCGTATGCCAAGGCAGCCGACATGGGGCTCCCCGACGAGTTTTGCGTCGCAACCCGCGCGGAGCGGCGTCAAGCATTGGAAACCGCTTATAGGAAGGTGATTGGCGGGCGTGACAACCCACAACAGCTCGATTTCACGATGGGCACCTACCGTCGATCCATTCTGAACAGAAGCAGCGCGGAATGGCGTGAAACTGATCCCGAGATGGCCGCATTGGTTGAGGCCTTTGAGGCCGAACTCAGGGCAATGGGGCGAATTGATTTTGACGATATGCCTCTTCTGGCCGTCAGGGCGCTGCGCGAACATGAATGGCTGCAGCGCGCCATTCTCGCCAAGTACCCCGTTCTTGTTGTCGATGAATATCAAGACCTCGGAAGAGCGCTCCATCGTATGGTCATGGGCTTGTGTTTCAGCACCGGGATGAAGCTTTTCGCAGTCGGAGACGCCGACCAATCCATCTATGAATTCAACGGGGCGAACCCACAGCTTCTTCGCGAACTGGCGGCCCGTGATGACGTCGAATGTGTGCGGTTGCGACTGAACTACCGATCTGGATCGAAGATTGTAGAAGCATCCAATTTTGCGCTTGGCGAAGCGCGAGACTACAAGGCGCTTGACGATGCAGAGGAAGGCACTGTCTATTTTCACCCTCAGCAGGGTAGCTACGAACACCAGGCCGCAGAGGCGTTCAGGACAGTCATTGCTGACATCGCCAAACGACATCCGGATTTGGAGCCCGGAGACATCGCTATCCTCTACCCAGCTGCCTGGCTAGGTGACAAGGTCGCCGAAGTAGCCCAGCAGGTCGGCTTGTCAGTTATCAGAACTGATACGAACGCAATTTATCCTCGCGCGAGCCGCTTGATGCGCTGGCTGGAAAGCTGTGCGAAATGGTGTTCGGGCGGATGGCAAACAGGATCACCGCGTTTCAACCATCTGGTCAACGAAGGCGCACGCCTGTTCGCTGAAGAGATCAACACACCCGAGATGCGCCTCGCCTTCCAACGAGCGCTAATGCAATGCCTCTGGTCGCGGCGCGATGGCACCTTGGTACTGAGAAAATGGCTGTCAGATGTTCGCGCGGCAATCATCAAAGACCTGATGGTTAAGTGCCGCTCAATGAAAGATGAGGGCGAAACACTGGACACCTTCATCGCGCGCACCCAACCAGGCAAAGATTGTGAAGATATGACTGTCAGTCAGTTCGCCGGCCAAAGCGAAGGGAACGACAGCCTGCACCTTTCAACACTTCACAGTGCCAAAGGTCGAGAATTTCCGATCGTCATCATGTTTGGCATGGATCAGGGGAGCATTCCGAGAAACAATTCCACTGCGTCACAGAAGTTGGAAGCTCGACGCCTTTTCTACGTGGGATTTACGAGGGCAAAATCGGAAGTACATATCATGCATTCTATCTCGCGCCCCTCGCCTTTCGTGACCGAACTTGCTGCACGCCTCGATCAATAG
- a CDS encoding TniB family NTP-binding protein, producing the protein MTPEERIDRIRGDHWIAFDRATIVLNRLTSLMEMPQQSRMPGLMVYGSSGIGKTMIAKRMASKYPTQYNAELGVTKTPILLVQAPPAPDERRFYQHILSTIGAPMWGRHTVSELEVRALSHLRDMDLKMLMIDEVHNLLAGSYREQRRFLNMLRFLSNDLCASLVVFGVNEALEAVRGDDQLARRLDEHYLPLWEDDVEFSRLIQTLIAAMALEQRSGLTVASLRTILKVTGGVTSRVFIMIKSLAIEAIETGEERITDEAVQSWQPVWAKHAWNIPRQPAAAFG; encoded by the coding sequence ATGACCCCAGAAGAAAGAATTGACCGTATCCGCGGCGATCATTGGATCGCGTTCGACCGTGCCACGATTGTTCTCAACCGATTGACCTCCCTTATGGAAATGCCGCAACAGAGCCGGATGCCTGGCCTGATGGTCTATGGTAGCTCCGGCATCGGTAAGACGATGATCGCCAAACGCATGGCCAGCAAGTATCCGACGCAGTACAATGCCGAACTGGGCGTCACGAAGACACCCATCCTGCTGGTTCAGGCGCCGCCCGCGCCGGATGAGCGCCGGTTCTATCAACACATCCTGTCGACGATCGGGGCGCCGATGTGGGGGCGTCACACGGTGTCCGAGCTTGAGGTGCGCGCGCTAAGCCATCTTCGGGACATGGACCTGAAGATGCTGATGATCGACGAAGTGCATAACCTGCTTGCCGGCAGTTACCGGGAGCAACGACGGTTCCTGAACATGCTACGGTTTCTGTCCAACGATCTCTGCGCGTCGCTTGTCGTTTTCGGTGTCAACGAGGCCCTCGAGGCCGTCCGCGGTGACGACCAACTGGCCCGTCGGCTGGACGAACACTACCTGCCGCTCTGGGAAGACGACGTAGAGTTCTCCCGTCTGATCCAGACGTTGATCGCCGCGATGGCGCTCGAACAGCGGTCTGGCCTGACGGTCGCGTCGCTTCGGACGATCCTGAAGGTGACCGGCGGTGTCACATCGCGCGTGTTCATCATGATCAAGTCTTTGGCCATAGAAGCGATCGAGACAGGTGAGGAGCGGATCACCGACGAGGCGGTTCAGTCCTGGCAGCCGGTCTGGGCAAAGCATGCCTGGAACATCCCTCGCCAACCCGCCGCAGCATTCGGGTGA
- a CDS encoding DUF1403 family protein — translation MTFALPDHISGLENLPRMPAWVTSTRAETLEDVAFLSGAALNHLHLVLGHEAVPQALLRDRLALRAAESCVGFSGRSERLGELRDAVHLLRPDDLPGPAGETYLAWRHAVERPVSIKALGRALPSLDPGQIAARLDAGNGMPVTRAAMVQEAVLTEAPHAEVPALILADAAFAQALGWDQLMPLLAAGLKRADLRKQGGDLRIACHRALISSAVEAVRLATDLARRATHLKAVAPKLRAKGAVDAVEMFLTRDAVAPSALPLPDRAARRLCDRLVDLGAVRELTGRDTFRLYGV, via the coding sequence ATGACATTTGCCCTACCGGATCACATCAGCGGCCTCGAAAATTTACCCCGGATGCCTGCCTGGGTCACCTCCACGCGTGCTGAAACCCTTGAAGATGTTGCGTTTTTGTCGGGCGCTGCGCTGAACCACCTGCATCTTGTGTTGGGACACGAGGCGGTGCCCCAAGCCTTGTTGCGGGACCGCCTCGCGCTGCGCGCGGCCGAGTCTTGCGTGGGGTTTTCGGGGCGGTCGGAGCGGCTAGGGGAGTTGCGCGACGCCGTGCACCTGCTGAGGCCCGACGACCTGCCCGGACCGGCGGGGGAAACCTACCTTGCCTGGCGGCACGCGGTGGAGCGACCGGTATCGATCAAGGCTCTGGGTCGGGCTTTGCCGAGCCTCGACCCCGGCCAGATTGCTGCGCGTCTTGATGCAGGGAATGGGATGCCGGTGACCCGTGCCGCGATGGTGCAGGAGGCAGTGCTGACGGAGGCACCCCATGCCGAAGTGCCAGCGTTGATCCTCGCGGATGCGGCCTTCGCCCAAGCCCTCGGTTGGGATCAACTCATGCCGCTGCTGGCCGCGGGCCTGAAACGTGCCGACCTGCGCAAGCAAGGCGGCGACTTGCGCATCGCTTGTCATCGGGCGCTCATTTCATCGGCGGTCGAGGCCGTGCGCCTCGCCACCGACCTCGCGCGTCGGGCGACGCATCTGAAGGCGGTCGCTCCCAAGCTGCGGGCCAAGGGCGCGGTCGACGCGGTCGAGATGTTCCTGACCCGCGATGCCGTGGCGCCGTCGGCCTTGCCTTTGCCGGATCGGGCGGCACGGCGGCTCTGTGACCGGCTGGTCGACCTCGGCGCGGTGCGCGAGCTGACCGGGCGCGACACCTTTCGGCTTTATGGGGTGTAG
- a CDS encoding TniQ family protein codes for MAKANHCSAEELCGYLGLGQGRVPERINDLGQVDWARLCSAVQLTRHEIAAMTLPDATQHGVQYVSWHDFQYCPRCVEKIPDLVLRHWRLAWSITCETCGQALATNYPAKDVSGRLRARALCGVEALKTAVATNNRARLRRVDLTMHLMAVLEIGNLRALTSGNERERLMALAAVGVSVTRPVLGAAIILRGNERMVFELRRAFPQHRRVIEQARGLSQDLGQRFPGRRKTEHPTRKTHGTSPPSASVSALQAARQAISELGAGANREALLTRADAIWKSSDGVKS; via the coding sequence TTGGCGAAGGCCAATCACTGCTCCGCTGAAGAACTTTGCGGCTATCTTGGTTTGGGGCAGGGCAGGGTGCCGGAGCGTATCAACGATCTCGGACAGGTAGACTGGGCCCGCCTCTGCTCGGCAGTTCAACTGACCCGGCATGAGATTGCGGCCATGACCCTTCCGGATGCGACGCAACACGGCGTACAATACGTGTCGTGGCATGACTTCCAGTATTGTCCGAGGTGTGTTGAGAAAATACCCGATCTGGTGCTTCGCCATTGGCGCTTGGCGTGGTCGATTACCTGCGAAACTTGCGGTCAGGCTCTGGCAACCAATTATCCAGCCAAAGATGTGTCAGGCAGACTTCGTGCTCGAGCTTTGTGCGGCGTGGAAGCCCTAAAGACGGCTGTCGCCACGAACAATCGCGCGCGGTTGCGCCGGGTGGATTTGACCATGCATCTCATGGCAGTTCTGGAGATCGGGAACCTGAGGGCGCTCACATCGGGGAACGAGCGCGAAAGGTTAATGGCGCTTGCCGCAGTTGGTGTTAGCGTGACTCGTCCCGTTTTGGGTGCTGCCATCATTCTACGTGGAAACGAACGGATGGTCTTTGAGTTGCGCCGCGCCTTTCCTCAACATCGTCGGGTGATTGAGCAGGCCCGTGGGTTGTCGCAGGACCTTGGCCAGCGGTTTCCTGGGCGGCGGAAAACAGAGCATCCGACCAGGAAGACGCATGGAACGAGCCCCCCAAGTGCATCCGTGAGCGCTCTGCAGGCAGCTCGTCAGGCCATATCCGAACTTGGCGCCGGCGCAAACCGTGAAGCGCTTCTGACCCGCGCCGATGCAATCTGGAAAAGCTCAGATGGTGTCAAATCCTGA